In the genome of Streptomyces sp. V2I9, one region contains:
- a CDS encoding LPXTG cell wall anchor domain-containing protein: MTKKTRVRVARIAAGAVIAAGASLTAAGAAQAVGIGVDTGVVDVEVQADVLGGDDSGASEGNDNPIGGADVGGGDQGGGDQGGGDQGGGDQGGGDQGGGDQGGGDQGGGDQGGGDQGGGDQGGGDQGGGDQGGGDQGGGDQGGGDQGGGDQGGGDQGGGDQGGGDQGGGDQGGGDQGGGDQGGGDQGGGDQGGGDQGGGDQGGGDIGGGDQGGSSVGGGDQGGSSATGGGSATGGDDAGCTVDLDGVECVDNTDTDSVGNKPVEQSKGKEELAETGAAETTFLVIGAATMIAGGIGFRILPRLVGGGRTVA, encoded by the coding sequence ATGACGAAGAAGACGCGTGTGCGCGTCGCGCGGATCGCCGCTGGCGCGGTCATCGCCGCGGGCGCCTCGCTGACCGCGGCCGGCGCGGCGCAGGCGGTCGGCATCGGTGTGGACACCGGTGTCGTCGACGTCGAGGTCCAGGCGGACGTGCTGGGCGGGGACGACAGCGGAGCCTCCGAGGGCAACGACAACCCGATCGGCGGCGCTGACGTCGGCGGTGGCGACCAGGGTGGTGGCGACCAGGGTGGTGGCGACCAGGGTGGTGGCGACCAGGGTGGTGGCGACCAGGGTGGTGGCGACCAGGGTGGTGGCGACCAGGGTGGTGGCGACCAGGGTGGTGGCGACCAGGGTGGTGGCGACCAGGGTGGTGGCGACCAGGGCGGTGGCGACCAGGGCGGTGGCGACCAGGGCGGTGGCGACCAGGGCGGTGGCGACCAGGGCGGTGGCGACCAGGGCGGTGGCGACCAGGGCGGTGGCGACCAGGGCGGTGGCGACCAGGGCGGTGGCGACCAGGGCGGTGGCGACCAGGGCGGTGGCGACCAGGGCGGTGGCGACCAGGGCGGTGGCGACCAGGGTGGCGGCGACCAGGGTGGCGGCGACCAGGGTGGCGGCGACATCGGTGGCGGCGACCAGGGCGGCTCCAGCGTCGGTGGCGGCGACCAGGGTGGCTCCAGCGCGACCGGCGGCGGCTCCGCCACCGGTGGCGACGACGCCGGCTGCACCGTCGACCTCGACGGCGTCGAGTGCGTCGACAACACCGACACCGACAGCGTCGGCAACAAGCCGGTCGAGCAGAGCAAGGGCAAGGAAGAGCTCGCCGAGACCGGTGCGGCCGAGACGACCTTCCTGGTCATCGGCGCCGCGACGATGATCGCGGGCGGCATCGGCTTCCGTATCCTGCCGCGTCTGGTCGGCGGCGGTCGCACGGTCGCCTAG
- the ftsX gene encoding permease-like cell division protein FtsX: MRAQFVLSEIGVGLRRNLTMTFAVVVSVALSLALFGGALLMREQVSTMKDYWYDKVNVSIFLCNKNDAKDMPKCAKGAVTKEQKDQIKADLEKMDAVETVHFETVDEAYKHYQEQFGDSPMAGNITPDQMQESFRVKLDDPQKYKVVATAFAGRDGVQSVQDQRSILDNLFELMNGMNVVAIYVMILMLVIALILIVNTVRVSAFSRRRETGIMRLVGASGFYIQAPFIMEAAVAGLIGGVLACAMLLGGRYFLIDGGLALQEKLNLIDFIGWDAVLTKLPLVLAIGLLMPAVAALFALRKYLKV; encoded by the coding sequence ATGCGCGCCCAGTTCGTCCTGTCGGAGATCGGCGTCGGTCTCCGCCGCAACCTCACGATGACCTTCGCGGTCGTGGTCTCCGTCGCCCTCTCGCTCGCCCTGTTCGGCGGTGCGCTGCTGATGCGCGAGCAGGTCAGCACGATGAAGGACTACTGGTACGACAAGGTCAACGTCTCGATCTTCCTCTGCAACAAGAACGACGCCAAGGACATGCCCAAGTGCGCCAAGGGGGCTGTCACCAAGGAGCAGAAGGACCAGATCAAGGCCGACCTGGAGAAGATGGACGCCGTCGAGACGGTCCACTTCGAGACGGTCGACGAGGCGTACAAGCACTACCAGGAGCAGTTCGGCGACTCCCCGATGGCGGGCAACATCACGCCCGACCAGATGCAGGAGTCGTTCCGCGTGAAGCTGGACGACCCGCAGAAGTACAAGGTCGTCGCGACGGCCTTCGCCGGACGGGACGGGGTGCAGTCCGTCCAGGACCAGCGGTCGATCCTGGACAACCTCTTCGAGCTGATGAACGGCATGAACGTCGTCGCGATCTACGTGATGATCCTGATGCTCGTCATCGCGTTGATCCTGATCGTCAACACCGTGCGCGTCTCCGCGTTCAGCCGGAGGCGTGAGACGGGCATCATGCGCCTCGTGGGAGCCTCCGGCTTCTACATCCAGGCCCCCTTCATCATGGAGGCGGCCGTCGCCGGCCTGATCGGCGGCGTGCTGGCCTGCGCCATGCTGCTCGGAGGCCGGTACTTCCTGATCGACGGCGGCCTCGCGCTCCAGGAGAAGCTGAACCTGATCGACTTCATCGGCTGGGACGCGGTCCTCACCAAGCTTCCGCTGGTGCTCGCCATCGGCCTGCTGATGCCCGCCGTCGCCGCTCTCTTCGCGCTGCGCAAGTACCTGAAGGTGTGA
- the ftsE gene encoding cell division ATP-binding protein FtsE, whose amino-acid sequence MIRFDNVSKTYPKQTRPALRDVSLDIEKGEFVFLVGSSGSGKSTFMRLILREERASTGMVHVLGKDLARLSNWKVPQMRRQLGTVFQDFRLLPNKTVAENVAFAQEVIGKPRGEIRKAVPQVLDLVGLGGKEERMPGELSGGEQQRVAIARAFVNRPMLLIADEPTGNLDPQTSVGIMKLLDRINRTGTTVIMATHDQNIVDQMRKRVIELEQGRLVRDQARGVYGYQH is encoded by the coding sequence GTGATCCGATTCGACAACGTCTCCAAGACCTACCCGAAGCAGACCCGACCGGCTCTGCGCGATGTCTCTCTGGACATCGAGAAGGGTGAGTTCGTCTTCCTGGTGGGGTCCTCGGGCTCCGGCAAGTCGACCTTCATGCGACTGATCCTGCGCGAGGAGCGCGCCAGCACGGGCATGGTCCACGTGCTCGGCAAGGACCTCGCGCGGCTCTCCAACTGGAAGGTGCCGCAGATGCGCCGCCAACTGGGGACGGTCTTCCAGGACTTCCGGCTGCTGCCCAACAAGACGGTCGCGGAGAACGTGGCCTTCGCGCAGGAGGTCATCGGCAAGCCGCGCGGAGAGATCCGCAAGGCCGTGCCGCAGGTCCTCGACCTCGTCGGCCTGGGCGGCAAGGAGGAGCGGATGCCCGGCGAGCTCTCCGGTGGTGAGCAGCAGCGCGTGGCCATCGCCCGCGCTTTCGTCAACCGCCCCATGCTGCTGATCGCGGACGAGCCGACCGGCAACCTCGACCCGCAGACCTCCGTCGGCATCATGAAGCTGCTGGACCGGATCAACCGGACCGGCACCACCGTGATCATGGCGACCCACGACCAGAACATCGTCGACCAGATGCGCAAGCGCGTCATCGAGCTCGAGCAGGGCCGTCTCGTACGCGACCAGGCACGCGGCGTCTACGGCTACCAGCACTGA
- the prfB gene encoding peptide chain release factor 2: MAVVDISEELKSLSSTMGSIEAVLDLDALRAEVAALEEQAAAPSLWDDPEAAQKITSKLSHLQAEVRKAEALRGRIDDLAVLFELAEDEGDADARAEAEAELVSVKKALDEMEVRTLLSGEYDAREALVTVRAEAGGVDAADFAEKLQRMYLRWAERHNYKTEVYETAYAEEAGIKSTTFAVQVPYAYGTLSVEQGTHRLVRISPFDNQGRRQTSFAGVEVLPVVEQTDHVEVDESELRVDVYRSSGPGGQGVNTTDSAVRLTHLPTGIVVSCQNERSQIQNKASAMNVLQAKLLERRRQEERAKMNALKGDGGNSWGNQMRSYVLHPYQMVKDLRTEFEMGNPEAVFNGEIDGFVEAGIRWRKQSEK, from the coding sequence GTGGCAGTCGTCGATATTTCCGAAGAGCTGAAGTCCCTCTCCTCGACCATGGGGTCGATCGAGGCCGTCCTGGACCTGGATGCGCTGAGGGCGGAAGTCGCCGCGCTCGAGGAGCAGGCTGCGGCGCCGTCCCTCTGGGACGACCCGGAGGCGGCCCAGAAGATCACCAGCAAGCTTTCGCACCTCCAGGCCGAGGTCCGCAAGGCCGAGGCGCTGCGCGGCCGCATCGACGACCTCGCCGTCCTCTTCGAGCTCGCCGAGGACGAAGGCGACGCCGACGCCCGGGCGGAGGCCGAGGCCGAGCTGGTGTCGGTGAAGAAGGCGCTGGACGAGATGGAGGTCCGCACGCTCCTCTCCGGCGAGTACGACGCGCGCGAGGCCCTGGTGACCGTCCGCGCCGAGGCCGGTGGCGTCGACGCCGCCGACTTCGCGGAGAAGCTCCAGCGCATGTACCTCCGCTGGGCCGAGCGGCACAACTACAAGACCGAGGTCTACGAGACCGCGTACGCCGAAGAGGCCGGCATCAAGTCGACCACCTTCGCCGTCCAGGTCCCGTACGCCTACGGCACCCTCTCCGTCGAGCAGGGCACCCACCGCCTGGTGCGCATCTCGCCCTTCGACAACCAGGGCCGCCGCCAGACGTCGTTCGCGGGCGTCGAGGTGCTGCCGGTCGTCGAGCAGACCGACCACGTCGAGGTCGACGAGTCCGAGCTGCGCGTGGACGTCTACCGCTCCTCGGGCCCCGGCGGACAGGGCGTCAACACCACGGACTCCGCGGTGCGTCTGACCCACCTGCCCACCGGCATCGTCGTCTCCTGCCAGAACGAGCGCTCGCAGATCCAGAACAAGGCGTCCGCGATGAACGTCCTCCAGGCGAAGCTCCTCGAGCGCCGCCGCCAGGAGGAGCGGGCCAAGATGAACGCGCTCAAGGGCGACGGCGGCAACTCCTGGGGCAACCAGATGCGTTCGTACGTCCTCCACCCGTACCAGATGGTCAAGGACCTGCGTACGGAGTTCGAGATGGGCAACCCCGAAGCGGTCTTCAACGGTGAGATCGACGGCTTCGTCGAGGCCGGCATCCGCTGGCGCAAGCAGAGCGAGAAGTAG
- the smpB gene encoding SsrA-binding protein SmpB: protein MAKEKDTGRKMIAQNKKARHDYTILDTYECGLVLMGTEVKSLRMGRASLVDGFVQIDDHEAWLHNIHVPEYVQGTWTNHAAKRKRKLLLHRAEIDKLESKSQETGHTIVPLALYFKDGRVKVEIALAKGKKEYDKRQTLREKQDTRETNRAIAAVRRRQRSA, encoded by the coding sequence ATGGCGAAGGAAAAAGACACCGGGCGCAAGATGATCGCGCAGAACAAGAAGGCGCGGCACGACTACACGATCCTCGACACCTACGAGTGCGGTCTCGTCCTCATGGGTACGGAGGTCAAGTCCCTGCGCATGGGGCGGGCCTCCCTGGTCGACGGGTTCGTCCAGATCGACGACCACGAGGCGTGGCTCCACAACATCCATGTGCCCGAGTACGTCCAGGGCACCTGGACCAACCACGCGGCCAAGCGCAAGCGCAAGCTGTTGCTGCACCGGGCCGAGATCGACAAGCTGGAGTCGAAGTCCCAGGAGACGGGCCACACGATCGTGCCGCTCGCGCTGTACTTCAAGGACGGCCGGGTCAAGGTCGAGATCGCGCTGGCGAAGGGCAAGAAGGAGTACGACAAGCGGCAGACGCTCCGCGAGAAGCAGGACACGCGGGAGACGAACCGCGCCATCGCGGCCGTCCGCCGCCGTCAGCGCAGCGCCTGA
- a CDS encoding S41 family peptidase, with protein sequence MSGSAQRFGPRGLCRGAALTLIFGCALATAAATGSLPQGPDPEPGPQTRAVSSTVAPVDREEIEDAAAEAEADGKSVKDAAEEVVSRSGDRWGAVYDEREYEEFEQALDGSYTGVGLSARRTAHGDVTVSRVQPGGPAHRAGIRAGDLLRTLDGRAVRKRPVAEVVALLRGDGTGAAEGSRVELGLARAGRNWTRTLERARLTTEAVTVRRLGEASSPAVLIKVAAFTKGAGADVRDAVRDAPDDAGILLDLRANSGGLVAEAVIAASAFLDGGLVATYDVRGQQQALYADQGGDTDRPVVVLVDGGTMSAAELLTGALQDRGRAVTVGSPTFGKGSVQMPSKLPGGSVAELTVGHYRTPGGRTVDGRGITPDLVVRERAQQRAETVLSGLGGGS encoded by the coding sequence ATGTCCGGCTCCGCACAGCGCTTCGGGCCCCGCGGTCTGTGCCGCGGGGCGGCCCTGACTCTGATCTTCGGGTGCGCTCTCGCCACCGCCGCCGCGACCGGTTCGCTGCCGCAGGGCCCCGACCCCGAGCCCGGTCCGCAGACCCGCGCCGTCTCCTCCACCGTCGCCCCGGTCGACCGCGAGGAGATCGAGGACGCCGCGGCCGAGGCCGAGGCGGACGGCAAGTCCGTGAAGGACGCCGCCGAGGAGGTCGTCAGCCGGAGCGGGGACCGCTGGGGCGCGGTCTACGACGAGCGGGAGTACGAGGAGTTCGAGCAGGCTCTGGACGGCTCGTACACCGGGGTCGGGCTCTCGGCCCGGCGCACCGCCCACGGAGATGTCACCGTCTCCCGCGTCCAGCCCGGCGGCCCCGCCCACCGCGCCGGCATCCGGGCGGGCGACCTGCTGCGCACCCTGGACGGCCGCGCGGTCCGCAAGCGCCCCGTCGCGGAGGTCGTGGCGCTGCTCCGCGGGGACGGTACGGGAGCGGCCGAGGGCAGCCGGGTGGAGCTGGGGCTGGCCCGCGCGGGGCGGAACTGGACGCGGACCCTGGAGCGGGCCCGGCTGACCACCGAGGCGGTCACCGTGCGGCGGCTGGGGGAGGCGTCCTCCCCGGCGGTGCTGATCAAGGTCGCCGCCTTCACGAAGGGGGCGGGGGCCGACGTCCGGGACGCGGTCCGGGACGCACCCGACGACGCCGGGATACTCCTGGACCTGCGGGCCAACTCCGGCGGACTGGTCGCCGAGGCGGTCATAGCCGCCTCCGCCTTCCTGGACGGCGGGCTGGTCGCCACGTACGACGTGCGTGGTCAGCAGCAGGCGCTCTACGCGGACCAGGGCGGGGACACGGACCGGCCGGTCGTCGTCCTGGTGGACGGCGGCACGATGAGCGCCGCCGAGCTGCTGACGGGCGCGCTCCAGGACCGCGGCCGGGCGGTCACCGTCGGGTCGCCGACCTTCGGCAAGGGCTCCGTGCAGATGCCGAGCAAGCTGCCGGGCGGCTCCGTGGCCGAGCTGACCGTCGGCCACTACCGCACACCGGGCGGCCGGACCGTCGACGGCAGGGGCATCACCCCCGACCTCGTGGTGCGCGAGCGGGCCCAGCAGCGGGCCGAGACGGTATTGAGTGGCCTCGGGGGTGGGTCGTAG